A region of the Muricauda sp. MAR_2010_75 genome:
TTGGTCGAATCCCATAAAAATAAGGTCGTCAGGGTTGATGGCGCTCCTCATATTTTTGAGAAATTCCACCGCCTGTGGATGCAACAGATTGCCAATATTGGAACCTAGGAACAAAATCACTTTTCTCCGTCCATTGCTCTCCCCAATGTTGCGCAGCGTATCAAAATAAGTGCCCTGCAGCGGATTTATGACCACTTCCGGAATTTCTTTGTGCAGTGAGGTTTCCAGTTCATTCAATGCATTTTGGCTGATATCAATGGGCCTATAATCAAATGGAAGGTTCCGTTCCACCAAATGCCGCAGTAAAATCTTCGTTTTTTTACCATCACCTGCCCCTAATTCAAATAGGCTGAATGGTTCTCCACCACCAGAAAATAGGTCAACGATTTCGGCTTTGTTCGCTTCCAGAATATTGAATTCACAATCCGTGAGGTAATATTCAGGCATAGCCATGATGTCCTGAAAAAGTTTATCGCCTACCTCGT
Encoded here:
- a CDS encoding L-histidine N(alpha)-methyltransferase; this translates as MRSKTTTFTSVFEQEVYEGLTAHPKYLSSKYFYDEVGDKLFQDIMAMPEYYLTDCEFNILEANKAEIVDLFSGGGEPFSLFELGAGDGKKTKILLRHLVERNLPFDYRPIDISQNALNELETSLHKEIPEVVINPLQGTYFDTLRNIGESNGRRKVILFLGSNIGNLLHPQAVEFLKNMRSAINPDDLIFMGFDQKKNPQTILDAYNDKAGITEAFNKNILTRINKEMGGNFDLDKFLHWEVYDPQTGTAKSYLVSKERQMAHIESLDLEVPFKQWETIHTEISQKYDDAVVKWLAGEAGLEIATSFSDQEENYKNYVFTK